The Quercus lobata isolate SW786 chromosome 4, ValleyOak3.0 Primary Assembly, whole genome shotgun sequence genome segment AGAGCTGtagtttaacattttttttctatttatttaagttGGATGTTACGTCTTGTTATTATGTCCCTTACCCAAATTACATGATTCACGAGCAGGCCTTTTCGAACCAAAAGTTTCACTTCACTACTAACCTGTCCTCAATAGCCCGAAAATTGACAAGAAATTAGTCTTGGACACCCAAGtcagcaacaacaaaaaaaaaaatactagtgtTAGAaacaatgaaattaaaattttagaataataTAAGTTATGACCGACTCCACCAAAGTCTAGGCAATAGAGCAAGCAAGTGAAGAAGAGGGTCAAATACTAAGCCGTTGAATATGGTACTGCCTACTGACCGACTCCACCAAAAAGCAAGCCAAGTTACAATCTAGTAAATTTGTAAGTACCATGAGCTAGGGCCATAAGACAAACAAGTTACTCCAGAATTGACTTGGAATTCTAATTTAACAAACAAATTTCATACATATGGAAAGATTCATTGATGAAGTGCAAACTTTCAAGGATGCTTTGTTTGAAACCTTGATACTTCAAAGTGAACTTTAAAGAACAAATAGATTAATGGAAACTTCTGCAAATAATGTAATCAGCAAAGATGATTTTACAGATGTTCACAATAACAAGACAGGAGTTCAACATATCACAGTGCGAACCTCAACAAAATATTCCTTTATTACTgttggatttctttttcttctttttctgggGGGACAAAAAGAAATTTATCTTATTGTGTTTCTATATTTTTGGACTCTGCTCCTACATTTGCATTTTGGTTTCCACATCACAACTTTATCCTAGGGGGCAGCTTCACTACCTGGAATGGGTGCAACTTCATTGGCCACTGTTGCAGATACAAATTGCTCGGCCAACACTGTTGGATTATCTAATGGTACCATGACTGAGATATCTGAGGGTAGACTTGCCTCCTTTACAGACTCTGAATTTCCATCCTTGGTTTTGGTGTCGGTACTAACAGTTGCTGGGGCTTCAGACTCTGTTATGACATGTTGTAGCTGACTTTTCACTTCGGTCATACCAGCTTTTTGGGTCCCAGCTTCAGATACATCTCTTGAACCTTGACTCTCTGAGCCTTGTTGATTCTCAGTTTCAAGAATTGATTGTGATGCTGCTGCTGGTGGTACTGGCACCGAAGCCAATGTGCCTGCTGCAGGAATCATTCCTGGTGCTTGGGCTTGAGAGAGAACGTAAGACATCAACAGCTGGGCCAAAAGGATTTGGGGGTCATTAACACCTGGTTGAACTTGAGGAGTTAAGGAAGTTGATGGAGAATTGACGTTAGGTTGGTAGACTGCTTGAAGCCCCATTTGTCCGTGCTCTGATGGAGCGTTAAAGTTAGGTGGGTAAAGTGCTTGAAGTCCTGCTTCTCCATACAAGGCACGGTGGCCATGAAACCGCTTTAGATTTCCCTGGTGCTTTTTACCAGTCAAATGACTATTAAATACAATCTGTGAGTCACACTTGACATTGCACAACTCACATATTAAAGGAACCACCTGTTTTGGTTTGGGGGGCTCAACTGGCCTTCTTGATCCTTCATAAGTTCTCATATACTTACCCCCTCGGCCCCCTCTCATCTTTCGCTTCAATCCTCGACCTCGAGCTGCAAAGTGATCCTGAGGCTTACCCTCAGGTTCAACAGCTAAAACTTCAGAATTCCCTACTGCCTCTTTCTGCTGCTCAGTTTCCTTTATATTGTCATCAGAAACAGTTTCAGAGTTTAGATTTTCTGAAGGGGTTTggttttcaaattcctcaaacTTTTCCTGCTGAACAGTTTCTTGTTTCAATTCAGAATTGGGCATTTGCACATTCTGCTGTCCGGTtatgactttgttgagtttctGCAACTCCTCATGTACTTGCAAATTCTTTTTATGTCGCTTACCATTCTTATGCTGCTCTAGGATTTCCAGAGTGTTGCAGTCAACCCTACAAAGTTCACACCATGCCATTCGGGGAGGTGGCCAGAATGGAGCACCAGGCACTTGTGCCGCTACAGGTAATTGTGCCTGCCCAGAAACTGATGCTGAAGGTGGTGGCATTACAGCAGCTCCACCTTCAACTGGTGCAGATGCAGTAGCTGTAGTTATTGCAGCACCATGTGGTGGAAAGTTCCTGCCACCACCCTGGCCACGTCCCCTACCACGAAAATGGCCCCGACCACCCCCTCTGAAGGGCCTACCACCCCTTCTACCTCCACCTCTATATGGAGATTGCCCAATCTGCAGAATAGTATTTAAGGATCAAGTGGACTATGTAATAATGTATTTGCTAGATTCTTTTATGATCAGAGAGAAAACCAACTGACAAGCTTATTAAAAGAAAGTTTAAAGATAAATCTGCAAAAATAGCAAATTAAGCATCAAGAAAGCAAGACAACAAAAAGTACATTACATGTAGCTTATATACATAAATGGAGTGACAATAAAACGTCAAAACACAAAATGGGTTATAAACAACCAGACtgaaattttcaattagtgACTTGAGGTGTGATTGTGTAAGACATcagaaaagtaaaaaacctGCTAAAGCAGACCAAAAATGTGAATTCATGATATATAAATTGGTAAAGATGCTGAAAACTTCATGCACTCAAGTTCACTAGAgcacaaataagaaatatattatGACTAAACTAAAATGAAGTTTGTTGCAACAAGCAACAACCTTGAGCAGGCACTGACCTAGAAAACTGAGAATTAGTTCAACCAGGTAATGACAGTTGGCATTGttcttgaaaaataaaaataataaaataattaacaaaaaaatattttcaaaattatgagAAACATGCGGGCATTCATGCAAAGCAGCCATGAAGGTTTTTTAAGGCAGTATCTTTAAGGTCACTCCTATAAATATTTAGCAATGCAATGACAATTACAGAAACATGTACATGCAGATAATGTCTGATGAGCAAAATATCTAATATGAAAAATAACCAGGATCGCCATCCTCTAAGAGACCTTAAGCTCTAATTTCCAGGAAACTAAGCACCTAGAACTGCCTTTCAAGCCACAGCTAAGAAcagacaataaaaaataaaataaaataattcttattttGTGTTTGCAAACACTGACTTTTTTAAATGCCCGTTTAGTCCTTACCTACCATAGATCCCTATGTTTGACATTACATCTTTGTTGAGTTAAAAGGAGAAATGTGGaactatacacacacacagatacAAACACTGGATGTATACTAGCATTCATCTCTatttaaactctctctctcacacacacacacacaaaagaaaccttatttctttttaatttttagataggATTGAGGGAAAGGGCATTTATTGACAAAAAGATATTCAATCTTACACTTGATACAAGGTCCTTGTTGTACAGTTTGTTTCTTCAAAAACTAgaattttaatgaataaaagaaCCACCAGAAACTCTTCACCAGACAATTATTTTATCCATTGAGATCAAAATTTTTAGCATCACCAAGATGCAGGttgatctaaaaaaaattcttggtaATCCTTATTAAGGGCCCTGAAAACAGGGTACTCAAGTCCCAAACAGATAATGAAACACCTGGAACTGCAGTGAAGAATCATATCAGACACTGGGACCATTAAGATGAAACTATCCCTCCCTTGCTTAACTGTAAGATGCAACATGTAATTCAGTTGAAAATACCAGACAGTTAAGCTGAGGAACAAGCACAAAAGTGAcccaataaaatttcaattatgaGCCACAAACTAAATCAAATGATAACTATCAAACCCAACAATGTGAGTCAACAAAATGACAACACATGAATATGGGAAAGAAAGATCACTTGATTAGAAAAGCACATCAGCAAAGGATGACTTGTCCACACAAGCTCTAAAGCAACCAGCAAAGACCCGCCAATATGCTTCAATAATATGGCACTGAAAGCTACAGCCATAATTGCTTAGTAAGCTAATTGATGGACCCAATTGTCTTTATCTGGTCACTCTAGGGTTTTGTGGCCAAGTTTCACAACTATATGATTTGGAAGTTTTTAATGTCAAAGCTGAGAATTTAATACCTATCGGCTATCAGCCTGTTGTCCCAATGATAGTCCCATAAGAGCCAGAGGCAGCACAGCAATATATTCACTCTAACAGAATGAAAAATGTCAAAACCATGTTAAACAATTGTAGAGTCATCACCATCAATATAATAGCAACCAAGAAAGAAACCAACATTTTAAATCTGGCAGAAAAACTGAGCCAAGCCAAGCCAATCAGCAGGACAATAGAGCTCAAGGGTAATcacaaccaataaaaattttgagCTCTAAGGTGTCCTGCTTTACATAAACTTGACTGAGCTTGGATGAGACCCATTGCAAGTGAAGCTTCATCAGAATAGCAAGAGGCTCCAAAGGGGGTGCCCACTTTGCATGATAAAACTTCGCATTACCCCCCCTTTCAGACCATAATATAAGACAGGGCCAGAATATAGTTGTAAACTCAGCTATTTTAGGTTGGCATAACACGCTTGTACATTGGAGGAACCAAGCTTTGTTCAATAGCTATATTCTTTACACCATTGCAACAAGCTACCCACTAACACTTTTTGGTGATTTGGCTCAAAGACCCAATCAAATAGGTTTCACTAAAACTGGATGATACAAATATTCTAACAAGCATAAACATGACTAAATCCATAGTGTGTCCGTGTCAGACAGATATGCCAAAGACACACTTGCATGCATGTCTATGGTGTGTTGTCGTAGACACAATCACAACACaatgatgggaaaaaaaaaattcaatttttgtcaCCTCTGAAATCAGATAGGCATGTTGACTCTCAAGGCTCAATAGTTGACACAAAAATCtgctctcattctctctcaaactctcttgATCGGCCCTCTCTTAATTGATCGACAAGCCAGCTATCAGATCATCTTTATAAGCGCTTAGAATATAACATTTGATCACTCATTAGATAAGGTTTCATCT includes the following:
- the LOC115986885 gene encoding uncharacterized protein LOC115986885 produces the protein MDYSSYDYNQYQQQQQQQASSYDPSQIQPTYDHSSQSYYSYTHQYDQNYQYYQSHDYNNTTTTTTTNNNSYAQQSQSQSAEPTSSIHPPGVPPDQTPHLQSQQNEYYPPQSQSQSQGPLENQQQLNPAAATAAIAALSQFTGHPPIGQSPYRGGGRRGGRPFRGGGRGHFRGRGRGQGGGRNFPPHGAAITTATASAPVEGGAAVMPPPSASVSGQAQLPVAAQVPGAPFWPPPRMAWCELCRVDCNTLEILEQHKNGKRHKKNLQVHEELQKLNKVITGQQNVQMPNSELKQETVQQEKFEEFENQTPSENLNSETVSDDNIKETEQQKEAVGNSEVLAVEPEGKPQDHFAARGRGLKRKMRGGRGGKYMRTYEGSRRPVEPPKPKQVVPLICELCNVKCDSQIVFNSHLTGKKHQGNLKRFHGHRALYGEAGLQALYPPNFNAPSEHGQMGLQAVYQPNVNSPSTSLTPQVQPGVNDPQILLAQLLMSYVLSQAQAPGMIPAAGTLASVPVPPAAASQSILETENQQGSESQGSRDVSEAGTQKAGMTEVKSQLQHVITESEAPATVSTDTKTKDGNSESVKEASLPSDISVMVPLDNPTVLAEQFVSATVANEVAPIPGSEAAP